In Podospora pseudoanserina strain CBS 124.78 chromosome 5, whole genome shotgun sequence, a single window of DNA contains:
- the DAL1 gene encoding Allantoinase (EggNog:ENOG503NWXN; COG:F; MEROPS:MER0005767), whose amino-acid sequence MATTLQQNEQPLVVLASTNTIITLPDDTLLLTPATVTVSPVTGKILSVVREVLPGSSFPPNTTYNDLSPKFLLPGLVDAHVHLNEPGRTEWEGFNTGTKAAASGGVTTVIDMPLNAIPPTTTLAGFQEKLRASQGQCWVDVGFYGGVIPGNAGELLPLVEAGVRGFKGFLIDSGVDEFPAVSSKDIALAMTTLKDSPTTLMFHAEMLPPITESVGDYVQISDPPLAPKGDLFSYSTFLESRPPAFETYAIEEIVSLAELAPKLHLHIVHLSAVEAIPILRNARKEGVNITAETCFHYLGLAADDIEDGDTRHKCCPPIRSQTNQDRLWEEIVEAQGEGCIKTIVSDHSPCTPELKLLPPHLQTVDDDSLRPNMHHSDSGVDMTLPSDQTHDKSCSHASSRPELKPTDSGVVMTLASETPSPIEEQPTNPLSTTTATTCCADTTHHPNPAPQQRLLPITNTNQGDFFAAWGGISSVGLGLPILHTIATDRAAHGLPAPDLVDMVRMCSQATAQQVGLYHRKGAIKVGHDADFCVFDSEESWVLRSGEMRWKNKVSPWEGRQFVGRVRESWVRGEKVFQLGAVGGGFVGGKPRGEAIVERRTA is encoded by the exons ATGGCTACCACGCTCCAACAGAACGAGCAGCCCCTTGTGGTGCTGGCCTCGacaaacaccatcatcacactCCCAGATGAcaccctccttctcacaCCAGCCACCGTCACTGTATCACCGGTGACCGGCAAGATTCTCTCCGTAGTCCGTGAAGTTTTGCCCGGGAGCTctttcccccccaacaccacataCAATGACCTCAGCCCCAAGTTCCTACTCCCCGGTCTGGTAGACGCCCATGTCCACCTCAACGAGCCGGGCCGTACCGAGTGGGAGGGCTTCAACACGGGCACTAAGGCAGCCGCCTCTGGCGGTGTCACAACCGTTATCGACATGCCGCTCAACGCCAtcccgcccaccaccaccctagCAGGGTTCCAAGAGAAGCTTCGTGCTAGCCAGGGCCAATGCTGGGTCGACGTGGGCTTCTACGGAGGTGTCATCCCCGGCAACGCAGGCGAGCTGCTCCCGCTGGTCGAGGCTGGTGTGCGTGGCTTCAAGGGTTTCCTTATCGACTCTGGT GTGGATGAGTTCCCAGCCGTGTCCTCCAAAGACATCGCCTTGGCCATGACCACACTCAAAgactcccccaccaccttgatGTTCCATGCCGAGATgctcccccccatcaccgagTCTGTGGGCGATTACGTCCAAATCTCTGACCCACCTCTCGCCCCCAAAGGCGATCTCTTCAGCTACAGCACCTTCTTGGAGTCTCGCCCCCCAGCCTTTGAGACGTATGCCATCGAGGAGATCGTCTCCCTGGCCGAGCTGGCACCCAAGCTGCACCTCCACATCGTCCACCTCTCCGCCGTAGAGGCgatccccatcctccgcaaTGCTCGCAAGGAAGGCGTCAACATCACGGCCGAGACATGCTTCCACTACCTCGGCCTCGCGGCAGATGACATTGAAGACGGCGACACCCGTCACAAGTGCTGCCCTCCCATCCGGTCGCAGACCAACCAAGACCGActgtgggaggagattgttGAGGcgcaaggggaggggtgcaTCAAGACTATTGTTTCTGACCACAGCCCTTGCACGCCAGAGCTGAAGCTGCTGCCTCCGCATCTTCAGACGGTGGATGATGATTCGCTGAGGCCGAATATGCATCACTCCGACTCGGGTGTTGATATGACTTTGCCCTCTGATCAAACCCACGACAAGTCTTGCTCCCACGCCTCCTCCCGGCCAGAGCTGAAGCCGACGGATTCAGGCGTGGTGATGACTCTTGCGTCggaaaccccctcccccatcgaGGAGCagcccaccaaccccctttccaccaccactgctacCACATGCTGCGCCGacacaacccaccaccccaaccccgccccccaacaacgtctcctccccatcacaaacaccaaccaagGCGACTTCTTCGCTGCCTGGGGCGGGATTTCCTCTGTCGGCCTTGGTCTTCCCATCCTGCACACCATCGCCACTGACAGAGCCGCTCACGGGTTACCGGCGCCGGATCTGGTGGACATGGTCAGGATGTGCTCGCAGGCCACGGCGCAGCAGGTGGGGCTGTATCACCGCAAGGGCGCGATCAAGGTCGGGCACGACGCGGATTTCTGCGTGTTTGATAGCGAGGAGAgctgggtgttgaggagCGGGGAGATGAGGTGGAAGAATAAGGTGTCGCcgtgggaggggaggcagtTTGTTGGACgggtgagggagagttgGGTtaggggggagaaggtttTCCAGCTTGGCGccgtgggaggggggtttgtcGGGGGGAAgccgaggggggaggcgatTGTTGAGAGGAGGACTGCTTAA